From Medicago truncatula cultivar Jemalong A17 chromosome 7, MtrunA17r5.0-ANR, whole genome shotgun sequence, a single genomic window includes:
- the LOC25497816 gene encoding probable methyltransferase At1g27930, with product MQSLIPKSFHKKKHPNTSHFNNQCYLYVIAITAAATILFLFYSWYSDPTHLCSTAGSLTTAQTIIAEEFHISAIPLVTIFHYATTGDIPQLSKGEIRRPFDVLQSLAPCNFLVFGIGHDALMWDSFNPRGITLYLEEDPKWTISAFKRFPVLRAHTVRYNTRLSEAKALLSSYKKDCGGITADSHPLKDDRRCRLALGELPKEVYDRDWDVIMIDAPRGYFPSAPGRMGVIYSAAVMARGRKKAGVTHVFLHDVDREVEKLYAKEFLCMKYRVGGIRRLWHFVIPPAVNVTDTALGFCA from the coding sequence ATGCAATCTTTAATTCCAAAATCATTCCATAAAAAGAAACACCCAAACACATCCCATTTCAACAACCAATGTTATCTCTACGTCATAGCAATAACTGCAGCAGCCACCATCCTCTTCTTGTTCTATTCCTGGTATTCAGATCCCACACACTTATGCTCCACGGCTGGATCCCTCACGACAGCCCAAACCATCATCGCCGAGGAATTCCACATTTCGGCTATCCCTCTCGTGACAATCTTCCACTATGCAACGACGGGTGACATTCCCCAATTGTCTAAAGGTGAGATCCGAAGACCATTCGACGTGTTACAATCCCTAGCGCCATGCAACTTTCTCGTGTTTGGAATTGGTCACGACGCGCTCATGTGGGATTCGTTTAATCCACGTGGCATCACGCTATATCTCGAAGAAGATCCTAAGTGGACCATTTCTGCCTTCAAACGCTTTCCTGTCCTACGTGCACATACCGTGCGTTATAACACGCGCCTCAGTGAGGCTAAAGCACTTCTCTCATCCTACAAGAAGGATTGTGGTGGCATCACCGCAGACAGTCACCCACTAAAAGATGATCGTCGGTGTAGGCTTGCATTGGGCGAGCTGCCAAAAGAGGTGTACGATCGGGATTGGGATGTGATTATGATCGATGCACCAAGGGGATATTTTCCCTCGGCTCCGGGGAGGATGGGGGTGATATATTCCGCGGCAGTGATGGCGCGTGGGAGGAAAAAAGCCGGTGTGACGCATGTGTTTCTTCATGATGTGGATAGGGAGGTtgagaaactttatgctaaggAGTTTTTGTGCATGAAATATAGAGTTGGTGGTATTAGGAGACTTTGGCATTTTGTTATTCCACCTGCTGTAAATGTTACTGATACTGCACTTGGATTTTGTGCATGA